Proteins from a single region of Abyssalbus ytuae:
- a CDS encoding TonB-dependent receptor domain-containing protein, which yields MKIHQLFLLFVTFCSFSQAADSVNNINLNFKSVPIEEIFKSIEDQTPYKFAYQSDKIKSTIIPSINITNATINNVLNNIKLKTRLNFDIIKNTIAVYEPTFSRKQNYGSIKGRVYDADNPEIPLEGASVIVINNNIGVATTSEGLFQINNLPEGTYTLNISYLGYQTKQLQVNVIDNNIINLDIPLLMNTSELEEVTVSADLNVRYTPVENSTEESLVSTIKQSPIIVTGISHEQINQTFDIDAREVISRVPGISMLNNFVVVRGMSPRYNLTMLNGMVTPSTEMDTRAFSYNLLPSSVIDQILVYKSPSADLPGNFGGGVIKVKTKDAATARRLQIGFINQYRTDDSSLSEFYTYEGSDKDWYGGGVEDRELPDILMDPDYDLPDFSNYPDEVSIIGKQLPAVRTPKKEFNNLDFRGFLNYYDSWKIGSIRINNLTFASYEQQKQFTKRNLAYDAGRYSADQDGNIILLENIPSYRDSIYKETIRITALENLSFIFNKDHKVMMNSFFTRNATDNLINRQGNVDGTNLQRKLFSYRYNVRDLFQAQLSGTHSFGSHHLDWSVGLNRAYDNIPDLQRYEFGSDINDPNLWRPINTINEEFNSRISMDTDEEAEIYQLNYTKDFDTDIQFKVGGYLEERDREFFSRRYRIVPTGGTSFDIYDPAPWVNVIDTLYTKFEPDGSGVTLRAGATPGEYTFDDKIRAGYALVKIPLLNNKLQLNAGVRYEWNKRILRDAEGKTIDSVTVDVNVYEKTPNKIQDFILPSATISYNFSPKTTLKAAYGRTIDRPEFREQSTYFFLDFEAGQVFKGNPLLLNSEIDNYDLRLEHYPSPSEFIAIGGFYKKLKKAIEPYDNSGAGLEFPIVTFYNTKEADAYGVEAEVRKDLHFIGPYLQNFSVILNGAWVKSQAKASIDSEKRPLRGTSPYIINAGLYYGKANDNTKFSVVYNVTGNRLLIAKNVYLGGLYERPRHVIDLTFSQRLTDYLQIKGGVQDLLNAPYRFFRDENENEKYDPGLENAKQQDIETNYRGDYTEVEYKTGSYFSFGFYLDF from the coding sequence ATGAAAATACATCAACTCTTTTTACTATTTGTAACTTTTTGCAGTTTTTCACAGGCTGCGGATTCTGTAAATAATATTAACCTTAATTTCAAATCTGTTCCAATAGAAGAAATCTTTAAATCAATTGAGGATCAAACTCCTTACAAATTTGCTTACCAGTCCGATAAAATAAAATCTACAATCATACCTTCAATAAATATTACTAATGCTACAATAAATAATGTATTAAATAATATAAAACTAAAAACCCGCTTAAACTTTGATATTATAAAAAATACTATAGCTGTTTATGAACCTACCTTTTCCAGAAAACAAAACTACGGAAGTATAAAAGGTAGAGTTTATGATGCCGATAATCCTGAAATCCCCCTGGAAGGAGCTTCTGTAATCGTAATAAATAACAACATTGGGGTAGCTACCACCTCCGAAGGTCTTTTTCAAATCAACAACCTTCCGGAAGGAACTTATACACTGAATATCTCTTATTTAGGGTATCAAACCAAACAATTACAGGTGAATGTAATTGACAATAACATCATCAACCTCGATATTCCTTTATTAATGAATACCTCCGAATTAGAAGAAGTTACAGTCTCTGCCGATTTGAATGTACGCTATACCCCTGTTGAAAATTCTACCGAAGAAAGCCTGGTAAGCACCATAAAACAAAGTCCTATAATTGTTACCGGTATATCACACGAACAGATTAACCAAACCTTTGATATTGATGCCCGGGAAGTAATTAGCAGGGTTCCCGGTATAAGTATGTTAAACAATTTTGTGGTAGTGAGAGGGATGTCGCCCCGCTACAACTTAACAATGCTGAACGGTATGGTTACACCCAGTACCGAAATGGACACACGGGCTTTTAGCTATAATTTGCTACCCTCCAGTGTTATTGACCAGATACTGGTGTATAAATCCCCTTCCGCCGATTTACCGGGTAATTTTGGCGGTGGAGTGATAAAAGTTAAAACAAAGGATGCTGCAACCGCCAGGCGCCTTCAAATTGGTTTTATAAACCAATACCGGACAGATGATTCCAGCCTTTCTGAATTTTATACTTATGAAGGAAGTGATAAAGACTGGTATGGCGGCGGGGTGGAAGATCGCGAATTACCGGATATTTTAATGGATCCCGATTATGATTTGCCAGATTTTTCCAATTACCCTGATGAAGTAAGTATTATAGGCAAACAATTACCAGCCGTCAGGACTCCCAAAAAAGAATTTAACAATTTAGACTTCAGAGGTTTTTTAAATTATTACGATTCATGGAAAATAGGCAGCATTCGTATTAATAACTTAACATTTGCAAGTTATGAACAGCAAAAACAGTTCACAAAAAGAAATCTGGCTTATGATGCCGGAAGATACTCAGCCGACCAGGATGGTAATATAATATTACTGGAAAACATTCCCAGTTACAGAGATTCTATTTACAAAGAAACGATAAGGATAACAGCTTTAGAAAACCTGAGTTTTATTTTTAATAAAGACCATAAGGTAATGATGAATTCCTTTTTTACCCGAAATGCCACCGACAATTTAATAAACAGGCAGGGAAATGTAGATGGAACAAACCTGCAACGAAAACTTTTTTCATACCGTTATAACGTAAGAGACCTTTTTCAGGCCCAGCTAAGCGGTACACATAGTTTCGGTTCACATCACCTGGACTGGTCGGTGGGGCTTAACAGGGCTTACGATAATATTCCCGATTTACAGCGGTACGAATTCGGTTCCGATATAAATGATCCTAATCTTTGGAGGCCCATTAACACTATCAATGAAGAATTTAATAGTCGTATCTCTATGGATACCGATGAAGAAGCTGAAATATACCAGTTAAATTATACGAAAGATTTTGATACCGATATTCAGTTTAAAGTTGGGGGATACCTGGAAGAACGAGACAGGGAATTTTTTTCGAGAAGATATCGCATAGTACCAACGGGAGGTACCTCATTTGATATATATGATCCTGCTCCGTGGGTAAATGTCATAGATACTTTATACACTAAATTTGAGCCGGATGGTTCAGGAGTAACTCTACGTGCCGGAGCAACTCCGGGCGAATATACTTTTGATGATAAAATACGTGCAGGATATGCATTGGTTAAAATACCCTTATTAAATAATAAACTTCAACTAAATGCAGGGGTAAGATATGAATGGAACAAACGGATTTTAAGGGATGCAGAAGGAAAAACAATCGATTCTGTTACAGTAGATGTAAATGTTTATGAGAAAACGCCCAATAAAATTCAGGATTTCATCCTTCCTTCTGCTACGATAAGTTATAATTTTTCACCTAAAACAACTCTTAAGGCTGCTTATGGCAGAACGATAGATCGCCCGGAATTCAGGGAGCAATCAACTTACTTTTTCCTGGATTTTGAAGCAGGGCAGGTTTTTAAAGGAAACCCCTTATTGTTAAATTCTGAAATTGATAATTATGACCTGCGGTTGGAACACTACCCCTCCCCTTCCGAATTTATAGCCATAGGAGGCTTTTATAAAAAGTTAAAAAAAGCTATAGAACCTTATGATAACAGTGGAGCCGGTCTTGAATTTCCTATTGTTACCTTTTATAATACTAAAGAGGCTGATGCCTATGGAGTAGAAGCCGAAGTACGTAAAGATTTACATTTTATCGGTCCCTACCTGCAAAATTTTTCAGTAATACTTAACGGAGCCTGGGTAAAAAGCCAGGCCAAAGCATCTATTGACAGTGAAAAACGGCCACTCAGAGGTACCTCTCCCTATATTATCAATGCCGGCTTATATTACGGTAAAGCCAATGATAATACCAAATTCAGTGTAGTTTACAATGTAACAGGAAACAGGCTTCTGATTGCAAAAAACGTTTATTTAGGAGGTTTGTATGAGCGTCCCAGACATGTAATCGATCTTACTTTTTCACAAAGACTTACCGATTATCTGCAAATAAAAGGAGGGGTACAAGACCTTCTTAATGCACCTTACCGATTTTTCAGGGATGAGAATGAAAATGAAAAGTATGATCCCGGACTGGAAAATGCAAAGCAACAAGATATAGAAACTAACTATAGAGGCGATTATACCGAAGTCGAATATAAAACCGGAAGCTATTTTTCCTTTGGATTTTATCTGGATTTTTAA
- a CDS encoding FecR family protein: protein MSNQHQNYQPFDEDHFQKLWELADEEKIPADIVNTSWEKLAHRIKTKRVKTNSIRKFYKIAIVVTLAIFTSFIIHRSYTNTPQLLDNKNTGRLPKNILLPDGSRVTISPGSSLKYPQEFKGKYRLVHLKGKAFFEVEKNKQKPFIVKAGKTTTKVLGTSFNIKTDTITNHASISLFTGAVEITANNQNWKMLPGEEFLWEKGDSSPRIVKFDERLVACWKMETFDFNDEPLLRVFKILEARYDTTILVKNVKKLENQHITLSINSNNTLHEILEIISVTNNITFIEKKSEKGNLIFIK, encoded by the coding sequence ATGAGCAACCAACATCAAAACTATCAACCCTTTGACGAAGATCATTTCCAAAAACTGTGGGAATTGGCAGATGAAGAGAAGATTCCGGCTGATATAGTTAATACTTCCTGGGAAAAGCTGGCTCACAGGATTAAAACAAAAAGAGTAAAAACAAATTCCATCCGGAAATTTTATAAAATTGCGATTGTGGTTACCCTGGCCATCTTTACTTCGTTTATTATACATAGAAGTTATACAAATACTCCCCAGCTTTTAGATAATAAAAATACAGGCCGGCTTCCAAAAAACATTCTTCTTCCTGACGGATCGAGGGTAACCATCAGTCCCGGAAGCTCTTTAAAATATCCACAAGAATTTAAGGGAAAATACAGATTGGTTCATTTAAAAGGAAAAGCATTTTTTGAGGTAGAAAAAAATAAGCAAAAACCTTTTATTGTAAAAGCAGGAAAAACAACTACCAAAGTACTGGGAACATCCTTTAATATAAAGACCGATACAATTACCAATCATGCCTCCATTTCGCTCTTTACAGGAGCGGTAGAAATAACAGCAAACAACCAGAACTGGAAAATGTTACCGGGCGAAGAATTTTTATGGGAAAAAGGAGACTCCTCGCCCCGTATAGTGAAATTTGATGAACGCCTGGTTGCCTGTTGGAAAATGGAAACATTTGATTTTAATGACGAACCTTTACTCAGGGTATTTAAAATACTGGAAGCCAGGTACGATACCACCATTCTTGTAAAGAATGTTAAAAAATTAGAGAATCAACATATTACTTTAAGCATAAACTCGAATAATACTTTACATGAAATATTGGAGATAATATCCGTAACCAACAATATCACTTTTATTGAAAAAAAGTCTGAAAAAGGAAATTTAATTTTTATAAAATAA
- a CDS encoding RNA polymerase sigma factor, producing the protein MDPIQLTIKKLKDGDIKVLEKVYKKYYSRVYYFAKKFNINSHLLTDDLVQQTFLKIWENRDQLKEDILFEKQLYTISKNIILNHLKREKYYQDLQENKYSEIHDKAISENYIEENLIQQETEDTRIQFIYTKIKELPAKRREVFELYKLKGLSYEEISVILKISKSTIANHLQLATSFLKKEYDKQTH; encoded by the coding sequence GTGGATCCTATACAACTAACCATTAAAAAACTTAAAGATGGTGACATAAAAGTACTTGAAAAAGTATATAAAAAATATTATTCCAGGGTCTACTATTTTGCTAAAAAATTCAACATTAATTCTCATTTATTAACAGACGATCTGGTACAACAAACTTTTTTGAAAATCTGGGAAAACAGAGATCAACTTAAAGAAGATATTTTATTTGAAAAACAGTTATATACCATAAGTAAAAATATTATCCTCAATCATCTAAAAAGAGAAAAATATTATCAGGATCTCCAGGAAAACAAGTATTCAGAAATACATGATAAGGCCATTTCGGAAAATTATATAGAGGAAAATCTGATTCAACAAGAAACTGAAGATACCCGTATACAATTTATCTATACTAAAATTAAAGAGTTACCGGCTAAAAGAAGGGAAGTATTTGAGTTGTATAAACTAAAAGGCTTATCATATGAAGAAATTTCTGTTATATTAAAAATATCCAAAAGTACTATAGCAAACCATTTACAACTGGCCACCAGTTTCTTAAAAAAAGAGTACGACAAGCAAACACACTGA